The proteins below come from a single Dinghuibacter silviterrae genomic window:
- a CDS encoding Crp/Fnr family transcriptional regulator, with amino-acid sequence MTTTTLFASFDRYLPLDEAEKADVANRVVERKIKRRQFILQEDDVCKHYTFVAEGCFRVFHVDKKGVEHNLQFAAENEWIMIIDSFFNQKKSSVYIEAIEPSVIFQLSRPDLIHLFRTYPKFDRNFRVIVETRFAELENRLLQTISATAEERYLAFLGQYPALSQRLPNTHIASYLGITPEFLSRIRKELSRKA; translated from the coding sequence ATGACCACAACCACCTTATTCGCGAGTTTCGACAGGTACCTTCCCCTCGACGAGGCGGAAAAAGCGGACGTAGCGAACCGGGTCGTCGAACGGAAAATCAAACGGAGGCAGTTCATCCTGCAGGAAGACGACGTATGCAAGCATTACACCTTTGTCGCAGAAGGATGCTTTAGGGTATTCCATGTAGACAAGAAGGGCGTAGAGCACAACCTCCAGTTTGCGGCGGAGAATGAATGGATCATGATCATCGACAGTTTTTTTAACCAAAAGAAAAGCAGCGTATATATAGAAGCCATAGAGCCCTCGGTCATTTTTCAACTGAGCCGGCCGGACCTCATCCACCTGTTCAGGACCTATCCAAAGTTCGACCGGAATTTCAGGGTGATCGTGGAAACCCGTTTTGCCGAACTGGAAAACCGGCTGTTACAAACCATAAGCGCCACCGCCGAAGAACGCTACCTGGCCTTTTTGGGGCAATACCCCGCCCTGTCGCAAAGACTGCCGAATACGCACATCGCCTCTTACTTAGGCATCACGCCGGAATTCCTCAGCAGGATCCGCAAGGAGCTTTCCAGGAAGGCTTAA
- a CDS encoding T9SS type A sorting domain-containing protein, whose product MIRMLLSFVFFLTTLSAFASGETITAVNLPSATNPCGQDYFQLTSFTPPAGANFQKSMWYGSGVYQATSTDVTQAVRITCNANDGNWTFTVYCIVYYDNGTTAKSNTINVPLAAIAMNTITQNTPALLNCTSPVTFNTTFTSQLYVPTPADVSSYTWNVPSNWTVTSGNGAGGTTNPTATVTPDATTAGNVSVTTTLYCGYTFTSTVLAVSRPTQAPTFGSTPTAICNNSANTFTINAPCGATSYNWSLSGNAAATFQASGSQSLSTPATSVVVSAGTVGSGSTVTVSVASVYPNGATSSPVSVAITTGTKGPFLNNLVDGEKLTGPGPFSWTMRPLTAEPIIAYNWIVEPVATISGKTTNTVTFTTPHLNSNQTGDVYITPEYETACGGWVDGPQYYFVDQGSGAGGFGAQTAKVTLMAHSGMREVAIIADKQEGEASTSTIKTANVFNTAGQLMKKATFGGTNATEYLDIHDLPDGIYFVQIMTSKGSSTQKFVVIR is encoded by the coding sequence ATGATACGAATGCTACTCTCCTTTGTTTTTTTCCTTACTACCCTCTCGGCCTTTGCCAGCGGCGAAACGATCACCGCGGTTAACCTGCCATCGGCTACCAATCCTTGTGGCCAGGATTACTTTCAACTGACCTCCTTTACCCCGCCGGCCGGCGCCAATTTTCAAAAGTCAATGTGGTATGGCAGTGGCGTTTATCAGGCGACCTCTACCGATGTCACCCAGGCGGTGCGCATAACCTGCAACGCCAACGACGGCAACTGGACATTTACCGTATACTGCATCGTCTATTACGATAACGGCACGACGGCAAAATCAAATACCATTAATGTGCCGCTGGCCGCCATAGCCATGAATACCATTACTCAGAACACGCCTGCGCTCCTGAACTGTACTTCGCCGGTCACTTTTAATACGACCTTTACGTCCCAGTTATACGTCCCTACGCCCGCTGACGTCTCCTCCTATACCTGGAATGTTCCCAGCAATTGGACCGTTACTTCCGGCAACGGGGCCGGTGGTACCACGAACCCCACCGCAACGGTTACTCCGGATGCAACTACGGCCGGAAATGTGTCGGTCACGACAACACTGTACTGCGGCTATACCTTTACATCAACCGTCCTGGCGGTCTCCAGGCCTACGCAGGCCCCCACCTTCGGTTCCACCCCAACGGCTATCTGTAATAACTCCGCGAATACCTTTACCATCAATGCGCCCTGCGGAGCAACCAGCTATAACTGGAGCCTGTCGGGAAACGCAGCCGCGACTTTCCAGGCAAGCGGGTCACAGAGCCTGTCCACCCCGGCAACGTCCGTTGTCGTATCAGCCGGTACAGTGGGTAGTGGTTCTACCGTAACCGTGTCCGTAGCATCCGTCTATCCAAACGGCGCGACCAGCAGCCCGGTGTCCGTAGCCATCACTACAGGTACCAAGGGTCCTTTCCTGAACAATCTCGTCGATGGAGAAAAATTGACGGGCCCCGGTCCTTTTAGTTGGACCATGAGACCGCTCACGGCGGAACCGATCATCGCCTATAACTGGATCGTGGAACCCGTAGCCACGATCAGCGGCAAAACCACCAACACCGTCACTTTTACCACGCCTCACCTTAATTCCAACCAAACCGGCGACGTATACATCACGCCGGAATACGAAACGGCTTGCGGCGGCTGGGTGGACGGGCCTCAATACTATTTCGTGGACCAGGGCTCGGGTGCTGGCGGGTTCGGGGCCCAGACAGCGAAGGTGACGCTGATGGCCCACTCAGGCATGAGGGAAGTGGCGATTATCGCGGACAAACAGGAGGGCGAAGCCAGCACGAGTACGATCAAAACCGCCAATGTTTTCAATACAGCCGGTCAACTGATGAAGAAGGCCACATTCGGCGGCACGAATGCCACTGAATACCTGGATATCCATGACCTGCCGGATGGTATTTATTTTGTTCAGATCATGACCAGCAAAGGGAGCTCCACGCAAAAGTTTGTCGTCATTCGCTAA
- a CDS encoding SnoaL-like domain-containing protein yields MTTQELAARYQELMTQRKFIEIQDTLYHEDVVCQEPEKAAQMGMPVLTHGREAVKAKGIARRSGIETLHSYACSEPIVAGEFFSVTLKQEVTFKGQPPMVLEEIGVFHVKEGQVVKEQFFY; encoded by the coding sequence ATGACAACCCAGGAACTAGCGGCCCGTTACCAGGAGCTGATGACACAACGGAAATTTATCGAGATCCAGGACACCCTCTATCACGAAGACGTCGTTTGCCAGGAACCCGAAAAAGCAGCACAGATGGGGATGCCCGTCCTGACCCACGGCCGGGAGGCCGTCAAGGCGAAGGGGATTGCACGCCGGTCCGGGATAGAAACACTACACAGTTATGCCTGTAGCGAGCCGATCGTCGCGGGTGAATTTTTCAGCGTCACCCTGAAACAGGAGGTGACGTTCAAGGGGCAGCCACCCATGGTACTGGAGGAAATTGGGGTTTTTCATGTGAAGGAGGGGCAAGTTGTCAAGGAACAGTTCTTTTATTGA